A DNA window from Oscarella lobularis chromosome 8, ooOscLobu1.1, whole genome shotgun sequence contains the following coding sequences:
- the LOC136190074 gene encoding uncharacterized protein has product MRKMIEDMMNGYLLPVPGCPSLPIPQLRQAEKPPEKPTGIKILPQCLRLKNRTGKVVIGDGNCLFRALSIQLFNHELLYTRLRAILALCQKENPQWYSAILGGQGNFLTEHVAKMERNGTWGTQVELQAAADLFGKPVYVASPHPVTKAFGWMVFTPQSSSFESTTKELVAGITHLHYTVDHIEVAHTGCHYDAVMSKNGEKLPQPDLRFGQEGPSHEFVVK; this is encoded by the exons ATGAGGAAAATGATCGAGGATATGATGAATGGCTACTTGCTACCAGTGCCAGGCTGCCCATCACTGCCTATCCCACAGCTACGCCAAGCGGAAAAGCCGCCTGAGAAACCCACAGGAATCAAAATCCTTCCGCAATGTCTTCGTCTGAAGAACCGTACCGGGAAGGTCGTCATCGGGGACGGAAATTGCCTCTTTCGTGCATTGTCcattcaactgttcaaccaCGAACTTCTGTACACTCGCCTGAGGGCAATCCTCGCTCTCTGCCAGAAAGAAAATCCCCAATGGTATTCGGCAATATTGGGAGGACAAGGCAATTTCCTAACTGAACATGTGGCAAAAATGGAGAGAAACGGTACATGGGGCACACAG GTTGAGCTGCAGGCGGCAGCAGATCTCTTTGGAAAGCCTGTGTACGTTGCCTCACCGCATCCTGTGACGAAAGCTTTTGGCTGGATGGTGTTCACTCCGCAAAGCAGCAGTTTCGAGAGCACCACGAAGGAGTTGGTCGCCGGCATCACCCACCTTCACTATACTGTCGACCACATTGAAGTGGCTCACACCGGATGCCATTACGACGCTGTTATGAgcaaaaacggcgaaaaacTGCCCCAGCCCGACTTACGATTTGGCCAGGAAGGGCCCTCtcacgaattcgtcgtcaaatga
- the LOC136190075 gene encoding 52 kDa repressor of the inhibitor of the protein kinase-like, whose product MVNLRHPQPPPQTPTQSHHLAQGSDSETESEGESEERPPKVARPTTYSDIADYVGKRLSSEELYALLKEDNLKTVPDGYVFPKNKKGRSFQKRWLELYKWLAYSESEDGGYCLFCVLFGRDFSSYHGCKQGCLARGPLTSFGKALEVLKKHTTKEHHKSAALRAHDFLRVMDRKQPSARSLISRALSERIAQNRLVVASLIKTVVLCGRQCFALRGHRDSGVCLEESVEANPGNFLALLQFQMEAGDKVLATHVSKAAKNGRYTSPQVQNEIIDVVGSQITKSIVSKVNAGKFFTVIADEVTDLSNKEILTLVIRYVELESTTIREDFVSYVECDTGVTGKCLADKIISSLTTLGLNLNYLRGQAYDGAGNMAGAAKGAAALITKRHCLALYLHCSSHCLNLAVVKSLQIASIRNMMGVINRTYVFFDSHPKRQKSLEKAISEFAPASKILKLKDLCRTRWVQRIDALNVFRSLLLPVVACFQSIFSEGPSLWSSDSVTDAKSLELALCLTSGLQAEGKDLLCAVKEIDTVIATLQEAMELYKCQEDVKNKDIETMFQRHPRKNTTCAP is encoded by the exons ATGGTGAATCTTCGTCACCCTCAACCTCCCCCTCAGACCCCAACGCAGAGTCATCACCTGGCTCAGG GGTCAGATTCAGAGACTGAGAGCGAAGGAGAATCGGAAGAACGGCCGCCAAAAGTTGCAAGACCGACGACGTATTCAGACATAGCGGATTACGTTGGGAAACGTCTGTCGAGCGAAGAACTATATGCCTTACTGAAGGAAGACAACCTGAAAACTGTCCCAGACGGTTATGTCTTTCCTAAGAACAAAAAAGGTCGATCATTTCAGAAACGCTGGTTGGAGCTGTATAAGTGGCTAGCGTACAGTGAAAGCGAGGACGGCGGATACTGCTTGTTTTGTGTGCTTTTTGGGCGAGACTTTTCCAGTTATCACGGTTGTAAGCAAGGCTGTCTTGCACGTGGTCCCCTGACATCGTTTGGCAAAGCTTTAGAAGTACTCAAAAAGCACACAACAAAGGAGCATCACAAAAGCGCTGCTCTTCGAGCCcacgattttcttcgcgttATGGACAGAAAGCAGCCGAGTGCCCGGAGTCTGATTAGCAGAGCTCTTTCAGAACGGATAGCGCAAAATCGTCTAGTAGTTGCGTCATTGATCAAAACTGTTGTTCTCTGCGGGAGGCAGTGTTTCGCTCTTCGGGGTCACAGAGACAGTGGTGTCTGCTTAGAAGAATCAGTGGAAGCCAACCCAGGCAACTTCTTAGCTTTGTTGCAGTTTCAAATGGAAGCAGGAGACAAGGTCTTAGCTACGCATGTTTCAAAAGCTGCGAAAAATGGTCGGTATACTTCTCCTCAAGTTCAAAACGAAATCATTGATGTGGTTGGAAGTCAAATAACGAAAAGTATTGTTTCAAAAGTTAACGCCGGTAAATTCTTTACTGTAATAGCAGACGAAGTGACAGACTTgtcaaacaaagaaattctgACTTTGGTTATTCGGTATGTGGAATTGGAAAGCACAACAATTCGCGAAGATTTTGTGTCTTACGTAGAATGTGACACCGGAGTCACAGGAAAATGTCTGGCCGACAAAATCATTTCCTCTCTCACAACGCTTGGGCTAAACCTCAACTATCTGAGAGGCCAAGCCTACGATGGAGCGGGTAACATGGCGGGTGCAGCTAAAGGAGCTGCTGCCCTTATTACTAAACGTCATTGCCTTGCTCTTTATCTACACTGCAGTTCACACTGTCTTAACCTGGCCGTGGTAAAATCTCTGCAAATCGCAAGCATTCGAAATATGATGGGAGTCATTAACAGAACAtacgttttttttgactCTCATCCCAAAAGGCAGAAATCTCTTGAAAAAGCTATATCAGAGTTTGCACCGGCATCCAAAATTCTCAAATTGAAAGATCTTTGTCGCACAAGATGGGTTCAACGCATAGATGCACTTAATGTCTTTCGATCGCTTCTTTTACCCGTTGTCGCTTGCTTTCAAAGCATTTTTAGCGAAGGACCTTCTCTGTGGTCTTCTGATTCTGTCACCGATGCTAAAAGTCTGGAATTGGCATTAT GTCTAACAAGCGGTCTACAGGCAGAGGGAAAAGATTTACTGTGTGCTGTAAAAGAAATTGATACAGTTATTGCAACGCTGCAGGAA GCAATGGAGCTGTACAAATGCCAAGAAGATGTGAAAAACAAAGACATCGAGACAATGTTCCAGCGACATCCGCGGAAAAATACTACCTGCGCTCCATAA
- the LOC136190076 gene encoding jerky protein homolog-like → MGIVRPTKVMKLGSNEKVDEAVFLWFKQARLSGAPVSGPLLCEKAMRLSQIIADSDTSRFSASSGWLKRFCKRFAIRGLTLNGEKLSSDSAAAADFASSFQKFIEDEGLSLHQVFNCDESALYFRLLPQKTLAGAFEKSASGWKKSKERVTILACSNASGSMKLPILVIGKTEKPRCFRGINTDSLPTLYCGKRNAWMTREIFGNWFNRCFVPSVKEALEQMGIEQKAVLIVDNCSAHPGVEELTSADGKIVTKFLPPNVTAILQPMDQGVLVQVKKKYQRKIFRNLLLQDEQEEGFLVRKFLSTINVKTVIELIAQAWDEVTPETLRKSWRKILFVPREDGPGDDTVHHDDLAADELVALLTGNSFNLGLPDIQEWLDSCVNEPGHEILTDEEICEKVKATVNPADDSEAEPDSEEETDLPCSVSHSRAMSMFDECLTWLQQQPEATSYTTAVLRDLRELEKNRHAQAD, encoded by the exons ATGGGCATTGTAAGGCCAACAAAAGTGATGAAGTTAGGCAGCAATGAAAAGGTCGACGAGGCGGTTTTCCTGTGGTTTAAGCAGGCAAGATTATCTGGGGCCCCCGTTAGTGGCCCACTGCTGTGCGAAAAAGCAATGAGGCTGTCGCAGATCATAGCAGACTCGGACACCTCAAGATTTTCCGCTAGCTCGGGGTGGCTGAAGAGGTTTTGCAAAAGGTTTGCCATTCGAGGGCTGACtttgaacggtgaaaaacTGTCAAGCGactctgctgctgctgctgatttTGCTTCCAGCTTTCAAAAGTTTATTGAAGACGAGGGTCTATCCCTCCATCAAGTATTCAACTGCGATGAGAGTGCACTGTACTTTCGGTTGCTGCCTCAAAAAACGCTAGCTGGCGCTTTCGAAAAATCTGCCAGTGGATGGAAGAAAAGCAAGGAAAGAGTCACAATATTGGCCTGCTCAAACGCCTCCGGCTCCATGAAATTGCCTATTTTGGTGATCGGAAAAACAGAGAAACCAAG GTGCTTTCGTGGAATCAATACCGATTCGCTTCCGACTTTATACTGCGGGAAGAGGAATGCCTGGATGACGCGCGAAATATTTGGCAATTGGTTCAATCGCTGTTTTGTGCCCAGTGTGAAAGAAGCACTCGAACAGATGGGCATCGAACAGAAAGCTGTCTTAATAGTTGACAATTGCTCAGCTCATCCAGGAGTCGAAGAGCTTACAAGCGCTGATGGAAAAATTGTGACGAAGTTTCTTCCTCCAAACGTTACGGCAATTTTGCAGCCAATGGATCAGGGCGTTCTGGTgcaagtgaagaaaaagtacCAGAGAAAGATTTTTCGCAATCTGCTGCTCCAAGACGAACAGGAAGAAGGGTTCTTAGTTCGCAAGTTCTTATCTACGATCAACGTGAAGACGGTAATTGAGCTGATTGCTCAAGCATGGGACGAGGTGACGCCTGAAACCCTCCGAAAGTCCTGGCGTAAAATTCTTTTTGTGCCAAGAGAAGATGGCCCCGGTGACGACACCGTTCACCACGACGATTTGGCTGCAGACGAGCTGGTTGCCCTTCTGACAGGAAACAGCTTCAATTTGGGCTTGCCCGACATTCAGGAGTGGCTTGACAGCTGCGTTAATGAACCAGGCCATGAAATCCTTACTGATGAGGAGATATGTGAAAAGGTGAAAGCGACGGTCAATCCAGCCGACGATTCGGAAGCGGAGCCAGATTCAGAGGAAGAAACTGATCTTCCGTGTTCCGTTTCACACAGTCGAGCGATGAGCATGTTTGACGAGTGTCTCACATGGCTTCAGCAACAGCCCGAAGCTACCTCCTACACCACAGCTGTTTTGAGAGATTTGCGCGAATTGGAAAAGAATCGACACGCTCAAGCAGACTAA